The sequence CAAGCGCTCGGTGTTGTCGAGGTGCATCTGGCGACGTTGGAGTCCTCCgtctgctgtcgctgcgcaccgaGTGATGCTGCGTCGACCCTGACCGCCGTCGATGGGAAGAGAGTGGAGGTAGGACCTGACCTGGAGACTGGCGCGGCTCGACTCTATCGCGCTCATTGCTTGTTGAGGAGCCGGCTGAAGCCCACGGCTGAAGCGacgcgacgccaccgccgacctGCCGCTTTCATGGGGGCCGCACTACGCGCGTCTTCACCGACGTCCTCGTCGACACCGCCAGGAATGTTTCCTTGGTCTGTGCCCTCGACTTCCTTCACGTCCTCGGTGCTGGCCAGTCTCACGAAGGATactgctgcgccttcgcAGAGAGTCCTACACAGGCCATGCCGCGAAGGTACTCTTATCGATGCTTGCCTGCCCTCctcggcgacgacgttgtCTGCACCCGTGACTGCTGATGCCGCAGGCGCTTCTAAAGGGAAGGGCATGATGGAGCTGGTGCGCGAGTGCAGTGCCACCGAGCAGCCCTtgctgcgtctgtgtctgcgtcCTGGCGCGCCTGCGAGCAAATGGACGCATCTGGCTGTGCGCAAGGATCGCTCAGACACGACTGCAGTAGCCGGCCACGCTGCGGTCGCGACGCGGAAGGTCCTCAAGGAGGATATCGACCTCAACAGCGAGGTCGGGGTGTGGCGGCTGGCTCGGTCGTCTCTGCCAGAGCTTCTTCGCTGGCACTACTGCGCGCGAGATCCGCGGGCGCACAACCACGACGCGCTGcctcatcaccgccgctcgCTGCCCGTCTTGCTCGTGGTGGACTACTCCACAATCGCCGGGGATGTAGGCCGCGCGCGGGCGCAAAGTACAGCATCATCGAGGCCTGCTGCGACGCTCATGCCGCGGCATCTCTCGCTTGAGCTGGAGTCCGCGGGGTTCAAGGTGCTAGCTGAGTCGTCCTTGCTCGACGTCGCCAAGTCTCTAGAGGCGTGGGTGCCGGCGCGGCAGTGGGTGGACTACGTTCAATcctgtgcacacgcacagccgcgCGGTGCTTGCAGGGCGGCTCCAACCGCACAGGCGGCGACATCGTGAGAAGAACGCGAGAGAATCGGTACCAGCCACCTCTCCAGCTGGCTCTATTTCTATAGTGCACACAAGCGCCGTCAAGCTATTGCGCAGACCGCGCGTGAGACGGCATGCACGCAGGCCTGCACACTCGCTCACGCGCAGCTCACTAAGCACAACACACGAGGAGAACGATAAGAGAGCCGGCACGAGGTACACAAAGACATGATGAGCCGTGATGGTTCCATCGGTGAGGACACGCACGCCTGTGCCACGTCTGCGCTGACGTCAGTGCACCAAATCATTAATTGCCACGCACGGCTCtgttctctcctctcctgccGCGAAgagtgtgtctctgtgtggaagagggggagagaaagaggggaagaCGGGTGCGGCGCGGTGGCTTCCTCTGCCtgaggagggcgaggtgTGGCGTAGCAGCACTCTCAGAGATGTTGCTGTGGCTCGTGGTCATTTAAGGCGCTGCCTATCCCTGTACTTCCATCTCGATGTGATGCATTTCCGcctcctttgtttttcttcttccgTTCCCTGCAGTGTGCAACTCTGCCAAGGCGTTAccaccgcgcacgcgtgtgtgtctgtctgtctaCCATCCTTGCTGCGGGGAGGTTGTGGGTGCATCCATACGGCAGTCAGGCAGACGGTGGGCTCCACATCACACTTTCTCCTTGCCACTGCGCCACACTGTGCACGcacttctctcttttttctattgtttctttctctgcctttCGATTCAGAatgcgctgcgtgcgcgccctGCCCGTGGATCACCGCCTTGCGGCACTGCGGGTGGTGACAGGTACACCGACGTATGCAACCACTTTGGGCTCTGCGTGCCTTTCGTTGGTTTTGGATGGCAATGCGGCACTTCAAGCCAGTCGTCGCTACTCGTCCACCTCGGCGCACGGCGCGCGGTCGTCAGCAGCTGCGAGCACGTCCAAGCTGAATTACTACCGAAACCTCGGCGTCGACACGGATGCGACACCTCAGGAGGTGAAGACCGCCTACCGCCAACTGGCGCTGAAGTACCACCCCGatgtggtggaggaggcacaCAGGGCACACGCGGAGATGCTCTTCCGCCGTGTTTCGGAGGCGTATGAGGTGCTCTCCGACCCGGTGAGGCGTCGTGCGCACGATGCGGAACTAGGCATCCAGACGCGCCGCAAGCAGCAACCGTCTGCCGCCAACGCAAAGGCGGGCACAAGGACCGGCTCtcctgccggcggcgcgcggccgTCCTCAGCATCTGCGGGAAGGCGGAAGCACACAACATCGACGGCTTCGTCAACGTCCTCGACGACCTttcagcagccgcagcagcggcggtatCGCAAGCCGTTTGTGCGCGGTGATGCCAATCGTGTCTTCGCCGACGCGTTCGACGGGAAGACGTTGGACGAAATTCTGTTTGAcgtgcagcgtcgtcgccgtcaagAAAAGACTGgaagggcggcagcggagcagcgTCGCGAACGGGGCGGTGGCACGGGGCATGCGTCGTCCAATGACACCGCAaaatcgtcgtcgtcgccgccaccggccaTGGGGGAAAACGCCCCTCTCGACCGCGAcgcacgtctgcgccacGTGATGGAGACGGCCGCCGAGTTGTttgcgcagcgagcgcagcgTCAGTACGGGCACGGAATTCTTCGTCACATACGTGGCGTAGCCGGTCCGCTGCCAGAAGGGccggcagctccgcctgAGGTTTACATGCCGTTCCGTCCATTTGTCGGCATGCCGGTCCCTCCAGGTGTGCGGACCCCTCCGGAGCCGAAACTGGGAAAGGTGCTATACTCGCAAGAGGCCACCAtagacagcagcagcagcacacccgACTCTCGCGGTGCGGCTTGGTACGAGATTCCGAAGCAGtttcacacgcacacgtacgcagACGGTACCCCACAGAGCCGCTCCGCGAGTTTGGCCAAGGCAACCAAGTACATCCACGGCATGCCGCACAACATGGGCCAGCTCTACTCGTATCACCGCCCGTACTAGGCagaaacagaaaaggagcagcagcgcgcgtacgtgtgtgcgtgtatgtgtgaaCTCACGCATTGATAGAAGGTGAGGCGCGAGGTGGTCGCTGACCGCGAACAGGCACGGCATGCTGACGGTGTTTCTTTTGACGGGCCtcgggcgtgtgtgtccttGCGAGCCATGTTTCGCCTTCCACGCAGGACATGAAGGAGGCGGCCATGGTCGTATCCTCACATTCATGGAAGACCCTCTACGGTTCTTCTCGACTACTCCCTGCTCATCGCTGGCGGCTGTTGATTGGCTGCCTtgccagcgcgcgcgcacacatacacatattCACACACACGGCTGGGCAAGGGTGAAGAATTTGAACTCGCGAAAGGACGGCCAGGTGCGTAGGGTGGGTGCACTAGGGTGCACGCTAagcgccccccccttcctGCTGACGCCCGCATTAAGCCAAACACAAAAGTCAAATGTGCAGGAAAGCCAATATCCGTGTGGAGGCGGACAGGGACAgagcggaagagagagcgagcgagcatttccagagagagagagggagcgcgcTTCCGTCGACCCagccccctcttcctcttcctctctcacaCGCGTATGCAGTGGCACATGCGGAAGAAGGGGGATGAGCTCGAGAGATGGAGTTCGGCCGAGCGGCCCGGCGAATGCTTCCATCTATGTCGCATCCTACTTCTTTTCTACCTCTTCCTCGCACTCTTTCACTCTTTGCTGCCCTCGCACACCATCTGTGCCTCCTCACATCCCCAACCTCGCAcatcgacacacacacacacacacacacacacacacgtgacATTGTCGATATTGTGGAGCCATCGTCGCTTAGCATGCGTAAGAGCATCTCCTATCACCGCCACCCGCATCTCTTCTTATTTTCCGTTCCTCTCGTCTCGCCAGAAGCCCCTTCCAAGGATGCGTACTTACAGTGGAATGCGCCGTCTTGCGTGCCTGGCGAGCGCCACGGCCCTATCGGGCCTTTCGGtagctgccactgccgctaacccagcggcgtcgacgactGTACCGGCCCGCTTCATCTATACTACGTGGGGGTCCGTGCCGTGCGAGGGGTGGGCGTGCAATGAGAGCTGGCTGAAGCGCATCACCTCGCAGTCCGAGTACCGCAGCTTCGATTTCTGGCATGTGCCGCAGGCGGATGTTCCGGCGGGGCTGAAGCTGAACGCGGTCGAGCGCTACCTGCTGAGCAGCCTGGAGAACGACGCAGCGCGCCTGCTTCACGTTTCGTGGTGCGAGGACTTCGACTCGTACTGGCGCGACCGTGTGAACTCGCTGGAGATGCTCTACAAGACCATCTACACAGACGACCACCCGTTCTACCGCTACATCTTCGGCAACTGCACGCACAAGACGGCAGAGAAGGAGCACATGCTGCGCAAGCTGAATTACCTCAAGAACATTCTCTTCTGGGCTTGCCGCACAGAGCGATGCTACACAAGCATCGCGAAGGCGCGCTACTacgtgcagcgctgcgtgtgGAACGCGCTGGAGCGTGAGCGCtacctgtgcgcgtgcgtggaggCCGTCGACTCCTTCGGGAAGAAGGTGCCGGAGGAGCTGCGTCATAAGGCGATGCCGGAGCTGGAGGTGGCTCTAGTGAGCATGCGCCATTGGGTGTGGGACTGCCCGAACGGCAAGCGTACCTTCACGCGTCGCCTCGCGTAAAGGTGAGCTAGCCGTTGGTGGTGCTGTAGCTGAAGCAAGAAGCAGAGTAGAATGGGATCTCGTGATGGCTTGCAAGGGTATCTGTGCGAAACCGCTTCACGCGCTTcacctctgccccccccctttctgCACGCACTGCAAACACTCACGTGAGTGGAAGAATGGTTGCGCAGATGCACGCAGTCGAGGTGCGCCGTGCACGTTTGtacgtatgcgtgtgtgtggatgtggaGACGCACTCCTCTTtcacactctctctctcatacACCGCTTATCTACTTATGCCTAACTAAAGATTTGCTCTGTTTCGTGTCGCGTGCACGTGCCCTCCGGAAGGCGTTCTCTCGTCGCGccgggcgtgcgtgcgcgcgcaggtgcagcgGTAGGCTCTCTTTTCCACCCCTTCCGTTTTCTTTCACGGACTAggtgtgtgcatgtacgcgtgtgcatatgagggggggggggcgctgctgtgcgccacTGGAGACGTCGCTTGCTCCGCTGTTTACGCTTGTTCTCTCCTTATCTTTACTTCCGTTAGCACCCTTGCGTCTGACTGCTCAagccccctctctttttccccCCCGTAGCATAGGCATGTATGATGGTATGGTTGTGTGAGTGATCTCGATGGCCCGCCGTGCTCCGTGTTGCGCGTCGCCGTTTGTGTGTATCCTTCCGTTTTGCCTACTTTGTGAttcgcctctgccgcgaCAAAAGTGAGTATATCCGACCGCCACTATGCTCTCGTGCCTGTACGGGTGCGTTTTCATTTCGGTGCTAACACCGATGCACGGGCTCAGACGTGCtgttccctcccccctttcccctccttcgtctctccccctgcccaatgccgagccgcctctGGTGGGGGCTGAATCAGGCACCCGTACGCCATGGGGAGGACAGAGCGgttcatcgctgctgatgcccACGGTGGGGCCCtggacggtgctgcggcggagcgacctgcgacggtgcacacgtctgcgccatccacatgatgggtGAGGTGTCGACGTGACTGGAGCGTgtatcccacccccggccgTCGCACTGCGTACgggggtgtggggagccggcgccaccacacCCCCTCTGAGGAGAGAatgcaccaggggtggcgcCCGGCATagtgggggcggggggaggaggggctgcggtgaggcgacctgcgaggccgCGTGTGGGCGGGCAGAGTTTGGGGCAGGGGGCGGTCGTCTCAggtgactgagtcggcgcatttgGTGTACCGGGCGTGTctctcgcgctgcttcgcacgacgcggatgggggGCCTGCGGCAGGGCCTGATGGGTTTAGAGCAGCGCTTGAGTCGCGTTGTATGGCGGAGAACGTACACACGTTGgccaaaggaaaaaaaaagagaaaaactCACCTGCTCGTGGTGTGccaacccccccccttctgGGCGCGGGCTGGGCTTCGCTGAGCGCTCGACATCTGCCCTGGCCACCTACACGAGCACACATGTAGCTCATCAGCATTTTCCGCCGGGTGTGCGATAGACCAGAGACCTTCGCCCTCTAAGCTAGTCATGCGTCGTTTGCTCACGcggcccgctctctctgtcttaCTTTACAGACACATGTATACAGGCAAGGGGTTTGCCTGACGGCGAATGGTGCCCGCGCGACAAGAGCAGAAAGAGCAGTGCCGGGGCCACTTATGTGTAGATgagcatgtgcgtgtgtgtgtgtgcgcctgaGGTGCGCAAAACCCGCATCGTCGCTTTATCGGCCTTTTGTGTGATGCGGATTCAAGGACTGCTTCAGCCACGCTGCCTGCATCTCCCATTCCTCTCTCTACAGTGTCGGCGCACGAATACCGCGGTGTTGTTCAAGGAAGCAGGTTCACTCGTTGGTGTGCATCTTGCCTACTTATCCGTCTTATCGCTTTCACTTCATCCTCGCGAAGCGAGTCTTTGCCGATGTCTACCGTAGACATGTATATTGATGGGGCTGTCGCCTCCATGTGCGCCACCATCATTTCCAACCCCTTTGATGTGATGCGAACACGcatgcagctgcagggcgaGCTGTGCAAGCGTGGCGAGTACAAGGTTGTGTACGACAACCTGGGGCAGGGTATGATTCGTGTGGCCCGCGAAGAGGGCCTGCGTGCTCTACAAAAGGGCCTCGTATCGTCTGTGATGTGGCAGGTGATGCAGAACGGGATTCGAGTAGGACTGTAccctgctgcgcgtgccgagGTGAGCTATGTGTGTGGGTCGGATGCCGTCTACATCTCGGTTATCGCGGGTGCCTTGTGCGGCCTCGTGGGCAGCTACTTATCCTCGCCATTCCAGCTGGTGAAGACGCGCCTGCAATCGCAGCGCAACACGATTGTGACGATGCGTGGCGATGTGCTCTCGAAGGCGACGACGGGGGAGCAGTACG is a genomic window of Leishmania infantum JPCM5 genome chromosome 30 containing:
- a CDS encoding DNAj-like protein; this encodes MLFRRVSEAYEVLSDPVRRRAHDAELGIQTRRKQQPSAANAKAGTRTGSPAGGARPSSASAGRRKHTTSTASSTSSTTFQQPQQRRYRKPFVRGDANRVFADAFDGKTLDEILFDVQRRRRQEKTGRAAAEQRRERGGGTGHASSNDTAKSSSSPPPAMGENAPLDRDARLRHVMETAAELFAQRAQRQYGHGILRHIRGVAGPLPEGPAAPPEVYMPFRPFVGMPVPPGVRTPPEPKLGKVLYSQEATIDSSSSTPDSRGAAWYEIPKQFHTHTYADGTPQSRSASLAKATKYIHGMPHNMGQLYSYHRPY